GCGCTCGACGGGGAAGTTGAGCACAGCGGCGTCGCCGCGCGCGGAGAAGGCGGCCTGGTCGTAGGCCATGGCGGCAGCCTCGGGGCTGCTGAAGGTGCCGAGCCACACGCGGGCGCCATTCCGGGTCGAGTCCCGGATCTCGGCCGCGTACTTGCCCCACGGGCGCGTGCGCACCCCGATGAAGTCCTTGTCAATGGGCATGACCGCGGGGGCATGGTGACCGCGGCGCTTCGGCGAGCTGCTGCCCGCTGGCACATGTGGCGCGGCAGCCCCGACGTCCGTCATGTCGGAGCAGGACGAGCTTGaagagagggagtggtcggagcAGGAGGCATGATCCGTGGACTCCAAGAGGGTGCTGAGGAAGGTCATGTCGTCCATGTCGCTCGTGTCGAAGTCCGACGAcggtgcggcggtggcggcgtcgtAGCGGCGGTGGTGGTAGTAGGATCCGGGCGGGAAGGTGACGGTGAAATGCTGCTCCATGGGTTGACCGGCGGAGCCTGATCGACGGGGAGACAGAGGTGGGGGGAGAAGAGAAACAGTGGCTGCTTCCTGCTTGGTTCGGGGTTTTGCGGGGCTTGGCAAGCAACAGGAAATGCGCGGGGTTTTTATACAGCTCTCCACTGCGTCACCTACTTAAACCTCCTGATTTGATCCGAGTAATTTAGAAGGGAACGGACTGCGACGCAACCAGCCGGTGGAGAGAGCCTCGCCGCATTCGCGCTGACGTAGGGCGGCGGCATACGACGAAACACCAAGGCATCGGCATCGCGCTTCTTCACATCCATTAACCACGCCCATGAAAATTGCCATTGTCACTGCCAAAGTACTCCGTATTACGAGTACATCCTTATCACCTTATGATCATATCAACACAAATAAATTCTCGGATGGTAAACTAATGTTGTATGCATTGTAGAGGCAAAAAGATATCAAATCctttatttaaaaataaaataCAATAAAAAGTTGTAATTTGAAACAAGTATTTCATCCATAGTGCCGTAGGGCTAAACGGCCATTGCCACCATTTGTTCCCCTAGGATCTCTGGCCCCTTTTATCTCTTGCAACCCCACTTTCCTATTTACCATTGTTCTCTTTTCCATCTTTGCCGCCTGTCGTGCTCCCGTTCCTCCATCGATGTCACTCTTTTCTCTTATGACGTTCTCATCATAACAGATGGAAATCCATGCAACATACTTCTTGCACTATTATTCCCTTTTGCTCTTAACCGTCTGTGAGgtgttgggggggaggggggggggttactTTGTTAGTGGTTACGCAAATGGTTTAGGTCTGAGTACCGTTTCACAAAATAGGGCCCGGGTATTTTACTCACCCAGAAATATGGAAACAAATACATGTGTCAAATGACCATTACTGAGTTGAAATGGGCATAGTAGTGTTTCCAAATGTATTAAGTAGTTGTAGTGGCATTTCTTGTCGCCGGTGTTTTCTACTTGCATTTTTCCAACACACATAATTGAATAATCGTTTTGGATTATGGTTACATTTTAATACTATTTGTAAGCTTTTGAGTGGCATGCCTTCAAAAGCTTACGCCTCACTTTGTACACATATATAACTTGTATCGTCAAGGAGTGTTGTTGTATAACTCGATGTTGCTCAGGCCAATCTGTCTTTACGGTTTTGCCACAACATAGTGTCGTGCTTCCTCCTCTTCGCTCCTATGCTTCTTCATCGTCCCCTTCCCCACACTTTTGTCATCTCTTTTCGATGCCTTCCTCCTTCCCTCGCATTTCCGTTCTTTCTCATTGCCAGCTTACCGATCCCTTTTCCTTACCGTTGGATAACCTTGTCACTCCTCAAATCCACCTCCATCAGTTCGCACTGTTTGCCACCGCTGCCTCTTTCGACGATCTCATGTAGGATGTTGATGCATCCGATCAAACCAACACTTAACTCTTGCCGGAGCTTATTGCATGCCCTACCACTGGTGTCTCACCATCTCATCACCGTCGTAGGTGCCCTATGATCACATCACATGTTGTCATCGTCCTAATATGCATGTTAGTATTCTCACCTTCTCCTCCCCCATCCTTCCtctttcttcattttctttttcttttccctcCCCCGTCGTATGTTCTTCCAAACTGCTGCGCTttatgagatcatgaccatctatGTATGGGACATTCGTTGGCTGTACATTTTTCAGGTTCAAAATGGTTGTTTGACCTGTTGAATAGCCGTTGAGACTTGGATGGCGGTGGTTATACTGGCATATAAGCTTGAACATGTTGATTAGCCATTGAGACATGGATGGCGGTGGTCAAACTGGTATAAGTTTTGAACCTGTTGATTAGCCATAGCCCATAGAAACCCAGTATGAGGTTTGCAATCAGGGTTTGGTTGACCGAAGATTAGCAGGCAGAACGACCAGGAAGAGACCTAGCCATATCGTGAACGTCGAAAATCGTTAAACCTGGTTCAGGTCACAGGCTCTGCTGATAAGACCGGGCTGGTTACAACTTATAAGACTTCTTACCATGCATGTTAATTCAACACTATTTAATCGGCTGCTGCTCCTGCTTTGTGGAGCTATTGTATCAACACTAGCTACCGTGCATTAGCAACTAGTATAGCACTATCCGCCAGGAACTAATATGCAAATGAACGCTAGAGGTAATATAAAGACGGGTCCTGACTCTTGACACCGGGCCGGGAGGTGGCACCGGACTTGTAAGTTGAATATGTCCACCCAATAATGTAGATGAGCACATAAAGATACACCAGGAAGCATCAGGCAGCAGCTACGTGGGTTCGTTGCCTCTATGAAATGCATCGAgaactttctttttatttttagaaatggaggatgacccccggcctctgcatctgggagatgcatacgaccactttattaattattctcgaggaccttacaaagtattacagacAATATTCCTGAATCCACCATctcggcaacatatgccgctactcttaTCCATATGATAAAGGGTTAAGTTTTGACCATCGAAGTGCTGCCACGATGAAATTACTTTGTGTCTATTTTCGAGCGACCGATCGGAGCTCCGACTTTTCATCCATAAGAAAAATTGACCGTTTAACAAGAAAAACCACAAGAGGATTGTGCCCGATATTACTACCACCGTCTGTCTCATCAGTCTTATCCTTTTCTTTCCGTGAGATGGATCAGGATCCAGGAGGGCGGTTATggcttttcattttcttcttcGCCGGGCTGACAATGCATATTCATCTGAGCTACCAAAACACTGTCGTTTTCTATAGTTTCTCGCCTAGTAGTATTAACAAAATTTTGGTCGTTATGCCGGTTGGGCAAAAGACAAAAGGAAGAGTGTGACTATACGACAGCCAGGGGTCCTTTCCTGCCTCCTTCCTTGCCTGCTCATCAAGTGATCGGCACTTCCATTTCTTTTTCTTGACACCCATCTCTTTGATTGCATTGTCTTGTCTTTTCTCGCTAGTTGTGAAAGCTAGCTGCGCAAGTCCGAATCTAGTGCGCGCAATTGGTCACATAATATATACTCCACGAACTAGCAAGCACTACTATCTCTGCTTTGATCCTTTCTTTCCAGCCAATCAGTGCTATTTTAATTCCAATCCCCTTCTTTTAGGGAACTTCTATAAGTCCATTCCATTGATCAATAATTTCAGGTACATGATTGAATACAATAGAGGTAATCAAGGCATTATAGATTTTTCTCTAGACTGTGGACAAGCTAGGCAGCATAAACTTTGACGAGGGGGATAAGGGGCTTGTTTAGATTATCATGACAAAAGCCTCTCCTGAGCTCTCCGAAGTTTGAACCGCAGGTAGGTagctgcttcctcctcctcgtcctgtaCACATAAACAAATGCAGCCAGCTAAACCGCTCCAGCCAGGAAGATTAGAGCTAAGCAAACATAGACTACCTGCTACTTAAACAACTAAGGATCCTCCGTATGATATTCATTTATGTTACTATCCTTGTTGAGTGCTCGTAGTGTTGCGCTTGCGCCTACATCACCATCCAAGAGTTGCGGCCGGCTGGAAGGTTCGTAGCAGAGATGCTTCATGCAGTGTTATCAAGTGTAGTCTTGTAGCCCTCCGTTCAGAGACATACTACATAGAGTGCATATCAAGTGCTACCACACCTTTAGATGCTACCGTGATACGGGCTTCTAGACCGTTGGATCACAGATCGAGCGGCCTTGATGCCCCTTTATCACGGTAGCATCTATGGTGCGGTAAGACCAGATATTTTCCCATACTACATATGACACTCAAGTTCTTCTATTATTTTTTTTCAAGTGACCGGCATAAGCTCTACCTTTCCATTTGGAAGAAAAGAATTGACCGGTTTACAAGAAAAACCGCAAAATCAATAATTTTGGCTACTAGAATATGAAACCTGCACTTTTAGAGTTAACGGTAATTAAATCTACAACGGTGGGAGCATttgtaaagcaatatgacagtcTTGTTGGAATCAACAATTATGTATTTACTCTGATCTTCTAATCTAAGGCATTGCGTCAGGGGAAGCTGTGTACAAAGTAAACGACGAAGACTCGATCACACTTTTCTTTCACTCACCACCGCTTCCTTACACCAGTGACGAGCTCTACACTAGCGGTGCGGTCATCGGTCTCGGCTCTGCCTCCTCGGTTTTCCCAAGTCGACTTCGGATCCAAGAAAACAGTGTACCGCATAGGGGCACAGCTATAGGTCATCTTTAGCGAGTGTGGTGGCAGTGTAGTTCACTGTAGCCCGCATATGGGCTAGGCTCAGCGCGCAAGCacaaaaaatttcatgaatttaaaaaagtgtattaaatttttaaaaagttccTAAATTTGAAAAATtaattcatgattttgaaaaaactatgtgaattttttgaaatgtcCAAGAATTCAAAACATTTGTGAATTATATAattttcacaaatttgaaaaatgttcatgaattagaaAAATGGTCATGAATTAAAAAATTGCAAATTTAAGTTCACAAATTGGAAAAATGTtagtgaattcaaaaaatgttatcaactttgaaaatatattcatgaactaaaaaaatgtgaaaaatgttcatgaattacgACAATGTTTGTGACTGTTTTTTAATCGTCAATTCCAACAATGATCATGAATTCTAAAAGGAAAATGCAAAAATAATGTAAAACCGGTGGAAAAAGGAAATACAaaaaaaatagcataaaacaaaaaaaaaggaaGCTTGCGAAAACGAGCTTCAAATTTTCCCAAAACAGTTCCGCGGATTAGTACTTCGATGGTTTCAATTCCCTGATGAGTCGGCCCACGTTCCTACGGTAGTTAGCGGTCGCAGCAAGTAAGCGATGCGCGACATTCCCTATTTGGCGCCTGTTAATGTTCTTTTTGCGCCGTTAATGTGTGTTTTGCAAACCGGCACACAACATCTTCCGGGCTTGGGCGGCccattccttttctttctttctctgctAAATGAGAGGAAAAAGGTGCGGGGCGACGGAATCGAACCTGGGACATGAATTTTCATAAAGCACACGCCGACTATTAGGACATCGCACCACCTGTGACAACTAACTTAATTTTTCTCCTTTTATTATTTCTACAGTTCGCGAAGACTCCGGGTTTGCAAAGCTTCCCAAACCATTTTTTCTTTTTGTACGATTTGTttggttcttcttttctttttttctgtttcttttttattttcttttcattttgCAAATTCTTGAACTTTTAAAATTTCACAATTTGGTTTTGACAAATCGAAAAACTTTTTCATATTCATGAACTTTTCGAAAAATTAAAGAACTTTTCTTTTCAatatcgatgaactcttttcaaattcatgatcttttttcaaaatcgatgaactttttttcaaaattggtgaaaTTTTTCTAATTTGATAAACATTTTTCCCAAAAAAAAATTTCTAATTCAAAGAACTTTTAGAAAAAATTgctatattttttcaaatttgatgaactttttataaATTGACTGCACTTgttttcaaattgatgaaaattttcaaattcatgaaacttttttaaaaaaccatgaacttttttgaattcactatttttatttttttggtgatttttttgttttttccaaaTGTGATCGAGTACATGAGCAGGCCCACCAGCGTCAGCGCGTGGGCACCAGGGAGCTTCACTGTCGCCTGAAGCACCGAATAGGAGCTCCTGCGACACGCGTGCCGCACCCTGGCAGAAAATTGCACTGGCCTAAAAGTTAGCCAAGTTTCATCATTGTTCTTGCGCCAACAACCATTAAGGATCGGACAAAGTCAAAAACAAACCTTTAACTTGTATACAAAAACTAAATTGGACCCTGAATTTGTGATCCGGAAATCAGCACACCGAACTCTCTGATTCTGTTCTATTTTGAACCTTGAGGGTGTCCCCATACAGGGATGTTGACGTGGCAGATCAAATCCCTAGATTGTTGGTTGCAGACGCGATAGGGCCAGCCCATCAGGCGCGAAGCaatattttttctttttcataagGCGTGACTTAAAAATACCAAAAAGGGGAGAAACTCCGGGGTATCGAACTTGCTACATGGCGCTGCCAATGTCCACTTGCTAGCAACCTGAGTATATCGCTTGTAGTGATTTAAATAGATTCCCCTGTGTAGTTAACAAAAACCGCAGCGTCGagatttgaaaacattttttaacagcaaacaaattttgaaaacataaATAATTTTTGAAATACCGGAACACTTTTTGAAATTCTGAATACTTTTGAAAAAGGAACATCTTAAAAAAACACAATCACTTTTTAAAAAGAGAATACTGTTTGAAACATAAATATTTTGTAAAAAAAAGGGGAACACATTTTGAATCCTGAATAGAATTTGCACAAACTTTCAAAAAGCATTTTTTCAAAAATTTGTTAATAATTTCAAAAATAATTCGGGAATTTATAAAAATTGCCGAAAATTTCATAAATTGTGTAGAAGTtaattgtttttccttgttttctatttttggtcacaaattGAACAATGTTTCGTGTTTCTCAAAAAGTGTTTGGAATTTCTCAAGTTTATTTACATTTTAAAATGTGTTCGtgatttaaaaattgttcacatttgTTAGAAGATGTCGGAATTCCAAAAGTTGTTCACATGTTTCGAAAACTATATGGGTTGACAAAAATTGTGTCACATCTTCCAAAAAATGTTTTTGGAATTTCGTATATTATTTTATGTTCAAAAAATATTTGGCACTTAAAAGTTATTCATATTTTTTCAACAAAATTTTCAAATATTGTAGATAAATGTCTACATGAATGAACGATCTTGTCTGTTCTTATTCATGTCGCGCTatatataagagcatctccaggcgttgcccccccccccctaggaggcATAAAAATCGCCATCTGAGGGTGAGCCCGCGGTATAATCGGCTCTGGAGGCAGTTGGGCGTTGATGTCGGCCCATTTTTGGCGAAAAATGGCCCAATATCGGCGCGAATCGGCCCATATTCGCCGTGGTTCGACGTGAATTCAACGTAAGTAAAAaatttatcacatagttcatcacagaaaatcaatagaaatcaaatagttcaacaataaatagttcaatacaaattatatagtttaacaaataaaaactcatatttcatcacacgtagagctaggcgttgcccttaagcctccataggtgctccaccagatcctgcagcagttgttgatgcacctgtgggtctcggatctcctgacgcatattaaGGTAGGCAGTCCAAGTTatcggtagctggtgatcaacttgggcaagaggaccctacATGTAGTATGGTTcaatgtcaaacactggctctttctgctcgctctcaatgatcattttgtgcaagatgacacagcaactcatgatctcccacatttgatctttcaaccaggtccgagcagagtaccggacaacagcaaaccgagattggagcacaccaaatgcccgctcgacatccttcctgcaagcctcctgaaccttcgcaaagtgggacttcttgcctcctagcacagcgtttgagatagtcttcacaaatgtaaaccatctcggatagatgccatcagctaggtagtaccccttgttgtagtgccgcccattgacctcgaagttcaccggaggagaatggccttTAACAAGCTTGGCCAtgtgccctgcagaacttgtagaaacactcaatggtcgtggactcggccatgcgcccatagtcgtcgagtgaatcaccgggagctccgtatgcaagcatcctcatagctgtcgtgcacttctggattgaggtgaatccatgtttgccggtgcaatccttcttgcacttgaagtagctgtcgaactcccggatggaattcataattctgaggaaaagctttcggctcatccgataacgccgccgaaatactttgtcgtcgtgcagtggagcgtcggcgaagtagtcagagtagagcatgcaatagccttcCAGATGATGAcggttctttgctttcagccgccccggcgccgagccacctcgccgcggcttttcattgctcgcgagcaggccgTCGAGGACCATGAGGTGTTCCTCGTACTGGAcgtcggcatcggcttcctcctGCAGCAGCTCTGCGAGtgcctcctcgtcgtccgagtccatcgTCGAGCAGACAAAACGCCGAACACCTAGCGGGCGTAGTGGGCGCACACCCGCCGGTATACCGCCCTGCGCGGCCGGAGCGCCGGAAAACTCGCCCGGACGGTGGTGGAGAGGCTGCCGCGCCGAAACCTTCTCTATTTTCCAGAGGAGAATTGCCTATCTAGCGGTGC
This region of Triticum aestivum cultivar Chinese Spring chromosome 2D, IWGSC CS RefSeq v2.1, whole genome shotgun sequence genomic DNA includes:
- the LOC123055949 gene encoding ethylene-response factor C3-like, which produces MEQHFTVTFPPGSYYHHRRYDAATAAPSSDFDTSDMDDMTFLSTLLESTDHASCSDHSLSSSSSCSDMTDVGAAAPHVPAGSSSPKRRGHHAPAVMPIDKDFIGVRTRPWGKYAAEIRDSTRNGARVWLGTFSSPEAAAMAYDQAAFSARGDAAVLNFPVERVRESLRALALGAVVGSPVLALKRRHRMRRRSPNKRPVKQQRRVAAVQEAARSATTGAVVLEDLGAEYLEELLRVSESPMDHFHTTATASS